The Acidimicrobiales bacterium genome has a window encoding:
- the argC gene encoding N-acetyl-gamma-glutamyl-phosphate reductase has product MQRVAIIGASGFTGAEFLRLCAGHPEFEVVVATGETQAGTRIGDLYPSLAAAYGEMVFAPYDESILDGIDLVFMGLPHGHSQKLVPEIRGKVPHIVDLSADFRFDDPSIYPEWYGEAHTAPELLTDFVFGMPELFRDRLPGAELVAVAGCYVTTASLTLAPLLAAGLIESSGIIVDAASGASGAGRPPKPTTTFCTVDEDFTAYGLLSHRHTPEIEFALGAHAGTGAQVLFTPHMAPMNRGILATCYGRPVGSITTADVMACLHDAYDDEPFVVVSERSPSTKATLGSNSVHLTARVDQRTGTVLAIGALDNLVKGASGQGVQCANAVLGLPEATGLAAAGLYP; this is encoded by the coding sequence ATGCAACGGGTCGCCATCATCGGCGCGTCGGGATTCACCGGCGCAGAGTTCCTCAGATTGTGCGCCGGTCACCCCGAGTTCGAGGTGGTCGTCGCAACCGGCGAGACCCAGGCCGGCACCCGTATCGGCGATCTCTACCCCAGTCTGGCCGCTGCCTACGGCGAGATGGTGTTTGCTCCCTACGACGAGTCGATCCTCGACGGCATCGACCTCGTGTTCATGGGTCTTCCCCACGGTCACTCGCAGAAGCTCGTGCCGGAGATCAGGGGCAAGGTGCCGCACATCGTCGATCTGTCGGCCGACTTCCGCTTCGACGACCCGTCGATCTACCCCGAGTGGTACGGCGAAGCGCACACCGCCCCCGAACTGCTCACCGACTTCGTGTTCGGCATGCCCGAGCTCTTCCGTGACCGACTTCCCGGGGCCGAACTCGTCGCCGTCGCCGGCTGCTACGTCACCACCGCATCGCTCACACTGGCCCCGTTGCTGGCCGCCGGGCTGATCGAGTCGTCCGGCATCATCGTCGACGCCGCGAGCGGTGCGTCCGGGGCCGGGCGTCCGCCCAAACCCACCACCACGTTCTGCACGGTCGACGAGGACTTCACGGCCTACGGCTTGTTGTCGCATCGGCACACGCCCGAGATCGAGTTCGCCCTCGGTGCCCATGCCGGCACCGGCGCCCAGGTCCTCTTCACCCCCCACATGGCGCCGATGAATCGGGGCATTCTCGCCACCTGCTACGGGCGGCCGGTCGGCTCGATCACGACCGCCGACGTGATGGCGTGCCTGCACGACGCCTACGACGACGAGCCGTTCGTGGTGGTGTCCGAGCGGAGCCCGTCGACCAAGGCGACGCTCGGCTCCAACAGCGTGCACCTCACCGCCCGGGTCGATCAGCGCACGGGCACCGTGCTGGCCATCGGCGCCCTCGACAACCTGGTCAAGGGCGCGTCGGGTCAGGGCGTGCAGTGCGCCAACGCCGTGCTCGGTCTACCCGAAGCCACCGGTCTGGCTGCGGCCGGCCTCTACCCGTAG
- the pheS gene encoding phenylalanine--tRNA ligase subunit alpha yields MMQELEQTAAEASARLADVADLDELAAIDAEFLGKKSALTTAKKQLGGLEPDERKATGRAVNEIRARIEAEIADARSRLTIAARAEQLEAERLDLTELRDPIRRGSKHLVTQARDRLEDVFVAMGFTIAEGPEVETAWYNFEALNIPEWHPARGAFDTIFVNLGEPEEVMLRSHTSPVQIRTMENTEPPIYIVAPGRTFRTDTPDATHLPAFNQIEGLVVDRGITLGDLSGTIDEFVRAFFGGEVKTRLRPSYFPFTEPSAEFDISLPDGSWLELGGCGMVHPNVLRNCGIDPEIWQGFAFGFGIDRLAVMRYQLDDIRELVNNDVRFLRQF; encoded by the coding sequence ATGATGCAGGAGCTCGAACAGACCGCAGCCGAGGCCAGTGCCCGGCTGGCCGACGTGGCCGACCTCGATGAGCTGGCCGCGATCGATGCCGAGTTCCTCGGCAAGAAGTCGGCGCTCACCACGGCGAAGAAGCAGCTCGGCGGTCTCGAGCCCGACGAGCGCAAGGCTACGGGCCGGGCGGTGAACGAGATCCGCGCTCGCATCGAAGCGGAGATCGCCGACGCACGATCCCGCCTCACGATCGCGGCTCGAGCCGAGCAACTCGAAGCCGAGCGGCTCGACCTCACCGAGCTGCGAGACCCCATCCGTCGAGGCTCGAAGCACCTCGTCACCCAGGCCCGGGACCGTCTCGAAGACGTGTTCGTCGCCATGGGCTTCACCATCGCCGAGGGACCCGAGGTCGAGACCGCCTGGTACAACTTCGAGGCCCTCAACATCCCGGAATGGCACCCGGCGCGCGGTGCGTTCGACACCATCTTCGTGAACCTCGGTGAACCCGAGGAGGTCATGCTCCGCTCCCACACCTCGCCGGTGCAGATCCGCACGATGGAGAACACCGAGCCGCCGATCTACATCGTGGCGCCGGGCCGAACGTTTCGTACCGACACCCCCGACGCCACCCACCTTCCCGCCTTCAACCAGATCGAGGGGCTCGTCGTCGACCGGGGGATCACCCTCGGCGACCTCTCCGGCACGATCGACGAGTTCGTCCGGGCATTCTTCGGTGGCGAGGTGAAGACCCGCCTGCGGCCGTCCTACTTCCCCTTCACCGAGCCCAGCGCCGAGTTCGACATCTCCCTGCCCGACGGGTCCTGGCTCGAGCTGGGGGGCTGCGGGATGGTCCATCCCAACGTCTTGCGCAACTGCGGCATCGACCCCGAGATTTGGCAGGGCTTCGCGTTCGGGTTCGGCATCGACCGCCTGGCGGTCATGCGCTACCAGCTCGACGACATCCGTGAGCTGGTCAACAACGACGTCCGTTTCCTGAGGCAGTTCTGA
- a CDS encoding GNAT family N-acetyltransferase, producing MARLVLPLSPDGVIRQLRDGTKVVLRPIRPDDGDQLRSGFERMSERSRFLRFFTPLPRLSDEWVERLSVLDHRTHRAWVAYDPDAPEATPPGLGVGVARLIELADDPTTAEAAIAVTDDYQGRGIGHLMLQVVAGTASVAGYTTLVTEVLRENAPMLALVRSLGEPVDVEVDGSTVRISVSLTEASDEQVTDGALYDLLRLAANHLGD from the coding sequence GTGGCCCGTCTCGTCCTTCCTCTCTCGCCGGACGGGGTGATACGTCAACTTCGCGACGGCACGAAGGTCGTGCTGCGACCGATCCGGCCCGATGACGGCGACCAGCTTCGCAGCGGATTCGAACGTATGTCGGAGCGCTCGCGGTTCCTCCGCTTCTTCACGCCGCTTCCGAGGCTCAGCGACGAGTGGGTGGAGCGACTCAGTGTGCTCGATCACCGCACCCATCGGGCCTGGGTCGCCTACGACCCCGACGCGCCGGAAGCGACGCCGCCGGGCCTCGGGGTCGGCGTGGCCCGGCTGATCGAACTCGCCGACGATCCGACGACGGCCGAGGCCGCGATCGCCGTCACCGACGACTATCAGGGGCGCGGCATCGGCCACCTGATGCTCCAGGTCGTCGCCGGCACCGCCTCGGTTGCGGGCTATACGACACTCGTGACCGAGGTGCTCCGGGAGAACGCACCCATGCTGGCGTTGGTCCGCTCACTCGGCGAGCCCGTCGATGTCGAGGTCGACGGGTCCACGGTCCGCATCTCGGTTTCACTCACCGAGGCCAGCGACGAGCAGGTCACGGATGGTGCGCTCTACGACCTCCTCCGCCTTGCCGCGAACCACCTCGGCGACTGA
- a CDS encoding acyltransferase family protein, with product MGAPYQPAGSRRGYRPGFDGLRAVAVALVVAFHADWIPLSGGFVGVDVFFVLSGYLVTGILIDGLHRNGVVGFRRFYSRRIRRLLPLAATVLVLTAVVFTALSSPVVVNEARGSFAAAFLYVANWWFIGESTEYLGSDLDNNPILHFWSLAIEEQFYLVWPLVIAGVHRVASRFTAQPLRALLVLVAVAGVASFAAALIIGASDLNRAYYGTDTRAYQLLLGAFLSLLPAVAVRAHRRWAVLAGALGVGAIVILATDILSLSAVTRGAAAALATGVVIVVLESDAEAGIDRLLSLPAFTAIGRLSYGIYLWHLPAMFVLRDSWDLTPIQLLATAGAASIALSAASAAVIEGPIRHGRRLDRIPVPVIAAGLAVSLLGGLAIIPAALSPSTRVEITVDPDPVPTPDTAADEDPTVSTAAPAGPVVLEFDWEEVRSDRGESPDCRAADVSVCTVIEGDGPHVLLIGDSHAKVWQAAFVPYAEATGMRLSVASVSRCSWHLDTMVAISTEIQEECYRQQHEWVDEIVPALAPDIVVLIHRATFDPARPFLASEPRFLAASDLTIGQLVEEVPAVVVLEPTPLTNPESDPLVCLADGGAPDDCGFDATAEPTSLEVRYREIAAENPSVFTIDLDALACPRLPRCDTIVDDMVVFRDQSHMTTTYAASLGAQLIALDPLGPAITSLDGP from the coding sequence ATGGGGGCGCCATACCAACCGGCCGGCTCACGGCGGGGCTACCGACCCGGGTTCGACGGGCTTCGTGCGGTCGCCGTTGCCCTGGTGGTCGCATTCCATGCCGACTGGATTCCGCTCTCCGGTGGATTCGTCGGCGTCGACGTGTTCTTCGTGCTGTCGGGCTATCTCGTCACCGGCATCCTCATCGACGGGCTGCACCGCAACGGCGTCGTGGGGTTCCGTCGTTTCTACTCACGCCGAATCCGGCGGCTCCTGCCGCTGGCCGCAACCGTCCTCGTCCTCACCGCAGTGGTGTTCACTGCGCTCTCGTCGCCGGTGGTCGTCAACGAGGCCCGCGGCTCGTTCGCGGCGGCGTTCCTCTACGTGGCGAACTGGTGGTTCATCGGTGAGTCGACCGAGTACCTCGGCAGCGATCTCGACAACAATCCGATCCTCCACTTCTGGTCGTTGGCCATCGAGGAGCAGTTCTACCTGGTGTGGCCATTGGTCATCGCGGGGGTGCACCGGGTGGCATCGCGGTTCACGGCCCAGCCGCTCCGGGCGCTCCTCGTGCTGGTCGCGGTGGCGGGTGTGGCGTCGTTCGCGGCGGCGCTGATCATCGGTGCCAGCGATCTCAACCGGGCCTACTACGGCACCGACACCCGGGCGTACCAACTCCTCCTCGGCGCGTTCCTGTCGTTGCTCCCGGCGGTGGCTGTCCGCGCCCACCGGCGCTGGGCGGTGCTGGCCGGGGCGCTCGGCGTCGGCGCCATCGTGATCCTGGCGACCGACATCCTCTCGCTGTCGGCCGTCACCCGCGGTGCGGCCGCAGCGCTCGCCACCGGCGTGGTCATCGTGGTGCTCGAGTCCGACGCCGAGGCCGGCATCGATCGCCTGCTGTCGCTGCCGGCCTTCACCGCGATCGGTCGACTGTCCTACGGCATCTACCTCTGGCATCTGCCGGCGATGTTCGTCCTCCGCGACAGCTGGGACCTCACCCCGATCCAGCTGCTGGCCACCGCCGGCGCTGCGTCGATCGCGCTGTCCGCGGCCAGCGCCGCGGTGATCGAGGGGCCGATCCGGCATGGTCGACGGCTCGACCGCATTCCCGTGCCGGTCATCGCCGCCGGCTTGGCGGTCTCGCTGCTCGGCGGTTTGGCGATCATCCCCGCTGCGCTCAGTCCGTCGACTCGGGTCGAGATCACCGTCGACCCGGACCCCGTGCCGACGCCGGACACCGCCGCCGACGAGGACCCGACGGTCTCGACCGCCGCCCCCGCCGGCCCTGTCGTACTCGAATTCGACTGGGAGGAGGTGCGCAGCGACCGTGGCGAATCACCCGACTGTCGTGCGGCGGATGTCTCGGTGTGCACGGTGATCGAGGGCGACGGACCCCACGTCCTGCTCATCGGCGACAGCCACGCCAAGGTGTGGCAGGCCGCGTTCGTTCCCTATGCCGAGGCCACCGGGATGCGGCTCTCGGTCGCCAGCGTCAGTCGCTGCTCATGGCATCTCGACACCATGGTCGCCATCAGCACCGAGATCCAGGAGGAGTGCTACCGCCAACAACACGAGTGGGTCGACGAGATCGTTCCTGCGCTGGCGCCCGACATCGTCGTCCTCATCCATCGGGCCACGTTCGACCCCGCCCGGCCGTTCCTCGCATCCGAGCCCAGGTTCCTGGCGGCGTCCGACCTCACGATCGGCCAGCTCGTCGAGGAGGTCCCTGCCGTCGTCGTCCTCGAGCCCACGCCGCTGACCAATCCCGAGTCCGATCCGCTGGTGTGTCTCGCCGACGGAGGGGCCCCCGACGACTGCGGGTTCGACGCAACCGCCGAGCCGACATCGCTCGAGGTTCGGTACCGAGAGATCGCCGCGGAGAACCCGTCGGTGTTCACGATCGATCTCGATGCGCTGGCCTGTCCCCGACTCCCCCGCTGCGACACCATCGTCGACGACATGGTCGTGTTCCGCGACCAGTCCCACATGACCACGACCTACGCCGCGAGCCTCGGTGCACAGCTCATCGCCCTCGACCCCCTCGGTCCCGCGATCACCAGCCTCGACGGCCCGTGA
- a CDS encoding Ca2+-dependent phosphoinositide-specific phospholipase C, which translates to MRSTFLRATAAVLGLALLATACGDDGAESSAATSTSTTTVAAISTTTESTTTTTVGPEPLRLNDLQVLGSHNSYHQRPEPDVYTAIELVSQELAESIDYSHRTLTEQLDEFGVRQFEIDVFADPDGGLYASRAALPVVGQPAESGLPELDEPGFKVLHTQDFDFGTNCLTLQLCLGEIAAWSDANPDHLPLMIMIELKEESVPDAAAASGLELPDLGIAWTQPIPTDVAVLDALDAELVAAMGSERIIRPDDVRGEQFTLEEAVLADGWPTVDESRGKVMFAMVNGGDAHDLYRVDRPSLEGRVMFTTSTPGEPDAAFLRIDDPIAGAADIARRAAEGYLIRTRTDTPTVDARTGDETRRDAAIGSGAHFLSTDYYAEDPGFDTGYVVEVPPLCNPVTAPPGCVLELVG; encoded by the coding sequence ATGCGCTCCACGTTCCTTCGCGCCACCGCAGCTGTCCTCGGGTTGGCCCTCCTCGCCACCGCGTGCGGCGACGACGGCGCCGAGTCCTCCGCGGCCACGTCGACCTCCACGACGACCGTGGCGGCCATTTCCACGACGACTGAATCGACGACGACGACCACCGTCGGGCCCGAACCCCTGCGGCTCAACGACCTGCAGGTCCTCGGCTCGCACAACTCTTATCACCAGCGCCCGGAGCCCGACGTCTACACCGCGATCGAGCTCGTCAGCCAGGAACTGGCCGAGTCGATCGACTACTCCCATCGAACGTTGACCGAGCAACTCGACGAGTTCGGGGTGCGCCAGTTCGAGATCGATGTATTCGCCGACCCGGACGGCGGTCTCTACGCCTCGAGAGCTGCGCTGCCGGTCGTGGGTCAGCCGGCCGAGTCGGGCCTGCCCGAGCTCGATGAACCCGGGTTCAAGGTGCTCCACACCCAGGACTTCGACTTCGGGACGAATTGTCTGACGCTGCAACTCTGTCTGGGTGAGATTGCGGCGTGGTCCGATGCCAACCCGGACCATCTGCCCTTGATGATCATGATCGAGCTGAAGGAGGAGTCGGTGCCGGATGCCGCAGCGGCGTCGGGGCTCGAGCTGCCCGACCTCGGAATCGCATGGACCCAACCGATCCCGACCGATGTCGCCGTCCTCGACGCGCTCGACGCGGAGCTGGTCGCGGCAATGGGGTCGGAGCGCATCATCCGACCCGACGACGTGCGCGGCGAGCAGTTCACGCTCGAGGAAGCGGTGCTCGCCGACGGCTGGCCCACTGTCGACGAGAGTCGCGGCAAGGTGATGTTCGCGATGGTGAATGGCGGTGACGCCCACGATCTCTACCGAGTCGACCGCCCGTCGCTCGAAGGGCGCGTCATGTTCACCACGTCCACTCCCGGTGAACCCGATGCCGCCTTCCTGCGCATCGACGATCCGATCGCCGGCGCGGCCGACATCGCCCGGCGAGCCGCCGAGGGCTACCTCATCCGCACCCGTACCGACACACCGACGGTCGACGCGCGAACGGGCGACGAGACCCGTCGCGACGCGGCGATCGGGAGCGGGGCCCACTTCCTGAGCACCGACTATTACGCCGAGGACCCGGGGTTCGACACCGGCTATGTGGTCGAGGTTCCGCCCCTCTGCAATCCCGTCACTGCGCCACCGGGGTGCGTGCTCGAACTGGTCGGATAG
- a CDS encoding NADPH:quinone oxidoreductase family protein, producing MRIWRSHELGHPLDVLRLEETDTPEPGPGQVQVETRAVGLTFPDVLSCRGEYQVPTRLPYTPGGETAGVVTALGEGVEGLEVGTAVAVLGGGLREVNVAAASSVFPYPTDALTAAQAAAVPVNYGTAWFALHDRAHLQAGETVLITGAAGGTGTACIQLALAAGATPIAVVGGEEKAAVVRDLGVTHVVDHRETPAWVDTVREMSGGGVDVCFDAVGGDAYHQARRCMAWDGRLLIIGFVGGIADAPTNHILLKNYSVVGVHWGASLMRDPAAVGRQMAAVFDLARDGEVAPPLYPPFAFDAAAQALQDLADRKVYGKAVVTV from the coding sequence ATGAGAATCTGGCGATCCCACGAACTCGGCCACCCGCTCGACGTCCTGCGCCTCGAGGAGACCGACACGCCCGAGCCGGGCCCCGGTCAGGTGCAGGTGGAGACCCGTGCCGTCGGCCTGACCTTCCCGGATGTGCTGAGCTGCCGCGGCGAGTACCAGGTCCCGACCCGGCTGCCGTACACACCCGGCGGCGAGACGGCGGGCGTGGTGACGGCGCTCGGCGAGGGCGTGGAGGGACTCGAGGTGGGCACCGCGGTGGCCGTCCTGGGCGGCGGTCTGCGCGAGGTGAACGTGGCCGCGGCGAGCAGCGTGTTTCCGTACCCGACCGACGCACTGACGGCCGCGCAGGCGGCGGCGGTTCCGGTCAACTACGGCACCGCGTGGTTCGCGCTCCACGATCGGGCCCACCTCCAGGCCGGCGAGACGGTGTTGATCACCGGCGCCGCCGGCGGCACCGGCACTGCGTGCATCCAACTCGCGCTCGCCGCCGGCGCGACCCCGATCGCGGTCGTGGGAGGCGAGGAGAAGGCGGCGGTGGTTCGTGATCTCGGCGTGACCCACGTCGTCGACCATCGCGAGACTCCGGCGTGGGTCGACACGGTTCGGGAGATGTCGGGTGGGGGAGTCGACGTCTGCTTCGATGCCGTCGGCGGCGATGCCTACCACCAGGCCCGTCGATGCATGGCGTGGGACGGACGTCTGCTGATCATCGGGTTCGTCGGCGGCATCGCCGACGCGCCGACCAACCACATCCTGTTGAAGAACTACAGCGTGGTCGGCGTGCACTGGGGTGCGTCGTTGATGCGCGATCCGGCCGCCGTGGGCCGCCAGATGGCTGCGGTCTTCGACCTGGCCCGCGACGGCGAGGTCGCGCCGCCGCTCTACCCACCGTTCGCGTTCGATGCCGCCGCGCAGGCGCTCCAGGATCTCGCGGATCGCAAGGTCTACGGCAAGGCGGTGGTGACCGTCTGA
- the pheT gene encoding phenylalanine--tRNA ligase subunit beta — MKVTLSWLREFAPDIDGDPVELGETLSALGLAVEEMEIIGDVVDGVVLARVLDLRPHPDADKIQLVDVDAGDGQPLQVCCGAFNMAVGDLIPFATIGTTMPNGMEIAQREMRGQTSNGMCCSGVEIGFGADDEGILILNDRVIDGAEVGQPLGQALGIEADVLWDLEVNANRPDAMSVAGVARDLAAALGVPFSFPDYELLTEAPRSDEPATELLTVDIVDPSLCGRFVATVLRNVTVGTSPAWMQNRLTQLGMRPINSIVDISNYVMLELGQPNHTFDLATVPNGHLRVRRAIDGETLVTLDDVERTLTAIDGVIADESDRVVSLAGVMGGAATEISESTTDVLLEMAWWDPPSISRTVKRLNLPSEASTRFRRGVDWGENIDRAMARFVQLATEQGAVAVRGQVDVAGTTPDRTPVRVRTAKVNGLVGIDLTASEMADHLTSIGFGVDVVDGDLDVVVPTWRWDTATETDVAEEVARMYGYENIERTVPKGAAAGGLSEYQQARRLVREVLLGAGCDETQPMPFLAPGDLLAAGLPEEGVTLTNPLVHEESVLRTSLLPGQLKAIAYNQSHRSDHVRFFEIDHVFLPSPEGQLLPDEREYLAVALADEEAPSAVAILDLLESALALPNVQLKAASPPGLHATRSAEVVIAGRTRGHVGEVDPTVLENYGVAGRVAWIELDLGAVLDGPHGNRKYTPVSKYPSSDIDLAFEVPDDVAAATVAGSLRKGGGALLRAVELFDVYRGEGVADGARSLAYRLRFQADDRTLTDAEVAEARQSCIDTVAKQYGATLRA; from the coding sequence ATGAAGGTCACCCTTTCCTGGCTGCGCGAGTTCGCGCCCGACATCGACGGCGATCCGGTCGAACTCGGCGAGACCCTCTCCGCCCTCGGCCTCGCCGTCGAGGAGATGGAGATCATCGGCGACGTCGTCGACGGGGTCGTGCTCGCCCGCGTGCTCGACCTCCGCCCTCATCCCGACGCCGACAAGATCCAGCTGGTCGACGTCGACGCCGGCGACGGGCAGCCGCTACAGGTCTGCTGCGGCGCGTTCAACATGGCCGTCGGCGATCTGATCCCGTTCGCCACGATCGGCACCACGATGCCCAACGGCATGGAGATCGCCCAGCGCGAGATGCGGGGCCAGACCTCCAACGGCATGTGTTGCTCGGGGGTCGAGATCGGTTTCGGGGCCGACGACGAGGGCATCCTGATCCTCAACGACCGCGTGATCGACGGCGCCGAGGTCGGTCAGCCGCTCGGCCAGGCCCTCGGCATCGAAGCCGACGTGTTGTGGGACCTCGAGGTCAACGCCAACCGACCCGACGCGATGTCGGTCGCCGGCGTCGCGCGCGACCTCGCCGCCGCGCTCGGCGTGCCGTTCTCGTTCCCCGACTACGAGCTGCTCACCGAGGCACCCCGCAGCGACGAGCCCGCCACCGAGCTGCTCACCGTCGACATCGTCGACCCGTCGTTGTGCGGGCGCTTCGTCGCCACCGTCCTGCGCAACGTCACCGTCGGCACGTCGCCGGCGTGGATGCAGAACCGTCTGACCCAGCTCGGGATGCGCCCGATCAACTCGATCGTCGACATCTCCAACTACGTGATGCTCGAGCTCGGCCAGCCCAACCACACCTTCGACCTCGCCACTGTGCCCAACGGTCATCTGCGGGTGCGCCGGGCCATCGATGGAGAGACACTCGTGACGCTCGACGATGTCGAGCGCACGCTCACCGCGATCGACGGCGTGATCGCCGACGAGTCCGATCGTGTCGTCTCCCTCGCCGGTGTCATGGGTGGTGCCGCCACCGAGATCTCCGAGTCGACCACCGACGTCCTGCTCGAGATGGCGTGGTGGGATCCGCCGTCGATCTCCCGCACCGTGAAGCGCCTCAACCTGCCGAGCGAGGCGTCCACTCGCTTTCGTCGCGGTGTCGATTGGGGCGAGAACATCGATCGGGCGATGGCGCGATTCGTCCAGCTCGCCACCGAGCAGGGTGCGGTCGCGGTGCGCGGTCAGGTCGACGTCGCCGGGACCACACCCGACCGGACGCCGGTGCGTGTCCGCACGGCAAAGGTCAACGGCCTCGTGGGTATCGACCTGACGGCGTCCGAGATGGCCGATCACCTCACCTCCATCGGATTCGGCGTCGACGTGGTCGACGGCGACCTCGACGTCGTCGTGCCGACCTGGCGGTGGGACACCGCCACCGAGACCGACGTGGCCGAGGAAGTGGCCCGGATGTACGGCTACGAGAACATCGAACGGACCGTGCCCAAGGGCGCCGCGGCCGGTGGGCTCAGCGAGTATCAGCAGGCCCGCCGCCTGGTCCGCGAGGTGTTGCTCGGCGCCGGCTGCGACGAGACCCAGCCGATGCCGTTCCTCGCGCCCGGTGATCTGCTCGCCGCCGGCCTTCCCGAGGAAGGGGTCACCCTCACGAACCCCCTGGTGCACGAAGAGTCGGTCCTGCGCACCTCGCTGCTGCCCGGTCAGCTGAAGGCCATCGCCTACAACCAGTCGCACCGCAGCGACCATGTGCGCTTCTTCGAGATCGACCACGTGTTCCTCCCGTCGCCGGAAGGGCAACTCCTGCCCGACGAGCGCGAGTACCTCGCGGTCGCCCTCGCCGACGAGGAGGCACCGTCGGCGGTCGCCATCCTCGACCTGCTCGAATCCGCGCTCGCGTTGCCCAACGTGCAGCTGAAGGCCGCGTCCCCGCCCGGGCTCCACGCCACCCGATCGGCCGAGGTCGTCATCGCCGGTCGCACCCGCGGCCATGTCGGCGAGGTCGATCCGACGGTGCTGGAGAACTATGGCGTGGCCGGACGGGTGGCGTGGATCGAGCTCGATCTGGGCGCCGTGCTCGACGGACCCCACGGCAACCGGAAGTACACGCCGGTCAGCAAGTACCCGTCGAGCGACATCGACCTGGCGTTCGAGGTGCCTGACGACGTGGCCGCGGCCACCGTCGCCGGCTCACTGCGCAAGGGTGGCGGTGCGCTGCTGCGGGCGGTCGAACTCTTCGACGTCTATCGCGGCGAGGGCGTGGCCGATGGGGCGCGCAGCCTGGCCTACCGCCTGCGTTTCCAGGCCGACGACCGCACGCTCACCGATGCCGAGGTCGCCGAGGCCCGCCAGTCCTGCATCGACACCGTGGCCAAACAATACGGCGCCACCCTTCGCGCCTGA
- the argJ gene encoding bifunctional glutamate N-acetyltransferase/amino-acid acetyltransferase ArgJ produces MTDISPLAPSSFPVLPPVAGVRLATHEAGIRYAKRADLFLAELAEGTTVAGTFTKSLCPSAPVDWCRRILGAGDGSARAIVCNSGNANAFTGKAGDTAAALTADLVGQALGVDPDTIYLASTGVIGETLPSDALRAGLPALAAKLEASGADGWAASAGAIRTTDTFSKAASAAVPDTSAHIVGIAKGSGMIAPDMATMLAFVFTDLAVAPDVLQRVLSASVAASFNRITVDSDTSTSDTVLLFATGAQPDAIISSTADPRVPGFQAALDGVLLDLAHQIVRDGEGATKFVEVQVTGAASADAAEIIAFAIGNSPLVKTALAAEDANWGRIVMAVGKAGQAADRDELEIWIGPELVAAKGVQVDGYSEARATEHLRGDEITIRVDVGVGDGAAAIWTCDLTHGYIDINAGYRS; encoded by the coding sequence ATGACCGACATCTCACCACTCGCACCCTCGTCGTTTCCTGTCCTCCCGCCCGTCGCCGGGGTGCGGCTCGCCACCCACGAGGCCGGCATCCGCTACGCCAAACGGGCCGATCTGTTCCTGGCCGAGCTGGCCGAGGGCACCACCGTGGCGGGCACTTTCACGAAGAGTCTCTGCCCGAGCGCACCCGTCGACTGGTGCCGGCGCATTCTCGGAGCGGGAGACGGCTCGGCGCGGGCCATCGTCTGCAACAGCGGCAATGCCAATGCCTTCACCGGCAAGGCGGGCGACACCGCCGCCGCGCTCACCGCCGACCTGGTCGGACAGGCGCTCGGCGTCGACCCCGACACGATCTATCTGGCCTCGACCGGCGTGATCGGCGAGACCCTGCCGAGCGACGCGCTCCGCGCCGGCCTGCCGGCACTGGCCGCGAAGCTCGAAGCCTCCGGCGCCGACGGTTGGGCCGCATCGGCCGGGGCCATCCGCACGACCGACACGTTCTCGAAGGCCGCGTCAGCGGCGGTGCCCGACACCTCCGCGCACATCGTCGGCATCGCCAAGGGCAGCGGCATGATCGCGCCCGACATGGCCACGATGCTGGCTTTCGTGTTCACCGACCTCGCGGTCGCCCCCGATGTGCTCCAACGGGTCCTGTCCGCGTCGGTCGCCGCCTCGTTCAACCGCATCACCGTCGACAGCGACACCTCGACGAGCGACACCGTGCTCCTCTTCGCCACCGGCGCCCAGCCCGACGCGATCATCTCCTCGACGGCCGACCCGCGAGTGCCCGGCTTCCAGGCCGCGCTCGATGGCGTCTTGCTGGACCTGGCCCATCAGATCGTCCGCGACGGCGAGGGGGCCACGAAGTTCGTCGAGGTCCAGGTCACCGGCGCGGCGTCCGCCGACGCGGCCGAGATCATCGCGTTCGCCATCGGCAACTCGCCGCTGGTGAAGACGGCGTTGGCCGCAGAGGACGCCAACTGGGGCCGCATCGTCATGGCCGTCGGCAAGGCCGGCCAGGCCGCCGACCGCGACGAGCTCGAGATCTGGATCGGTCCCGAGCTGGTCGCCGCAAAGGGCGTGCAGGTCGACGGCTACTCCGAGGCCCGAGCGACCGAGCACTTGCGGGGCGACGAGATCACCATCCGGGTCGACGTCGGGGTCGGCGACGGTGCGGCCGCCATCTGGACCTGCGATCTCACCCACGGCTACATCGACATCAACGCGGGATACCGATCATGA